The Pyrus communis chromosome 14, drPyrComm1.1, whole genome shotgun sequence sequence AGGTGAACCATAAATAAAGCTGAAGCCATATATTGCTGTTGTAGCGGAATTTAATCAGCATAACTTTTCCTTGAAGTAGTGCATGTATTGTATATTCTGTTATGATCTATAGAACTACTCACATTTTCCTTTGCAATGCCAGTAACTGTTGTATCATAAACTGTATGCAGATTTTGGATTTTGCTGTCTTCCCGGAACCCGAATTTGATATGCCCATATTTTGTGCCAACTTCTTCACCagtgcaaatataaacatagttgtGCTGTAAGCTCTTATTTATCAATGTATTGTTGTTCCCTTGTGAATTATTACTCCGAATCTTAAGCATAAACacaaatacatttattttttcttttatgaaaaGCTAGGGGTGAGTTACAAGAACAGAATTACAAATATATTGGCGTCCTACTTTTTCTTGTATGATTCGTTTGCTTTTCCAGTTTCCATCCTTTAAGAATTTTATACACAATCTCTTATTGCATTGGATTTGAGTTACCTCTTCATAATCTGACCAGGCCGTATTTAGCACAGTTATTTATAGAAGTCCAACTTTCTGGCTTGATATGTCGTTAAATTATTTGTCTTTTTTAGTTCATGTTGGATGTGGTGATCTAACAACTCCACCATTTACCTCACTTTTGTATCCTCTCAAATTATTAGTTTTAGTGCAACAGAACTGTAATTTTCTTGCTGTTGCGGGTTTGGTATCGTTCATATATATTGAAGAGCTTACCCGTGATTACTCATTTATAGGGACCTCAATCCGTTGCACGATGTAATCAGTCAAAGGCATTACAGAGACAAATACTATAAAAGCCTAATACCTCTTGGTGTTAAATATTCTGAGGTATGTGGAATGATTCGAACTGGCGCACCTAATGTAGGATGTCGATTCAATAGTAATTTCCAATCCTTCTTAAGAGATATTGCATTGCAACTGAACTCAGATTTCATGCAGCTTTTACCCTGGGGAGGAAAGCTTACGAGCGAGTCACTTAAATTCTTTTCACCAATTGTGATATGGACAAGATTTATGTCAAGCCCCAAAAATTATGATGTATTATATTCTGCATTCATGGATTATTACAAGGTATAGATTTGATGGGCTTTATGGCCCCAAATTTGTGATATTTTCGTAATGCCGTCAAGTGGAATTGGATATCAAACGTTCATATTGTAGGACAATTAACCTGTAGGATTCCAAATTGTAATATACGACAACTTCCTCTTGCTCCTGCAGGCATGGCTTGCGCTGATGGACCAAGCAGTAGTGGAGACAAATGCCTCCCAAATTATATGTAACCGTGAAGCGCAACATAGATATCTAACATGGAGAGCAGAGAAGGTGATTTATTATCTTTCCCAAGTTTTTTGTTACACACATTCCGCATCTGTTGTATGAATTCTTTGTGATTTATTATATGATTCTGGAATAGATTTTCTTGTGAAGTCATCGTGCATCCCTTCGGTTTACTCTCAACGCTTAAAAAATCAGTGTTTTAGGTATGAAACACAAAGATaatgaagaaaagaaacaaaggtATTTCCCCAGTGTGTGGTAGATTTATCGCTGGAAATGTTGGAAGATTATGAAATGAACATTTCGGCCAATGTGATCACTTtcataatatttatatttgcaTGCCATGAGGAAAATGGGCAACGATTTATGAAGAATTAGTCTTTGACTGTGATGCCAAAAATTGACAAAAGTTGAGCAGTGAAACCGAGCATTGTACGGGTTGAATGATCTCCTAATCTGGTTGGCTAAAGTTAGAGTTTAACTTTAATCCCCAATTATCTGTTTATGTGACTTATTTTGTTGAGGTAACATCTGAAAGCAGGATCCCGGACACGCACTACTGAAAAAGTTGATTGGGGAGACACAAGCTAAGGTATTATTAGACATGAATGAGTTTGATTTTCTTACATCAGTGCAGTGCAGTTTCTTACGTAAAATCTAATCCGTAGGACTTGCTGGTGAACTTCCTCTTTAATGGAATTGATGAGCTAGGAAGCAAAACTTTCCTCGATTACTTTCCAGAGTACGGCTGTGAGGATGGGACTGTAAACCAGAGTCGCAGTATGATAGGGAAATCTTTTGAAAGTCGTCCCTGGGATACAAAAGGAGAATTTATTAGTAACACAGACTTTTGAAAGTTAGATTGTAACATTATTATCTTCGTATCTGTTCCGTTCGTCTTCCCTCTGgattctttcccttttttttttgttctttcggAATCCAGATTTGTATATGGTAATATAACTTTTTCTAGATAGACGATGGTAAGATGGAGTTACTGTTATGCAGTTCAGTTGGGAACTGCTACTCAGTTGAGTTTTGTTTATGCCCCTAGATCATGTAATTTGCCACCTAATGAATAAAATTTTAACTCATCTCGAGTTGAACATCTTGTCGCATTGCCGTTTCACAAGTGACACAATGGCAAGGATGATATATTTTTGTGATGAGTTCGATACTTGGTTGTGGCTAGTTCCGTTTTGTGCTAGAGTGGTTTTGTTGTGGCAGATGCAAAGTAAAAGTTTACATAAATATTCTATAGTTTGTCCACTAAAGGAGAAGAATTGCAAGAAAATGGTACCTAGAAACTCACATATAAACCAAGATTCTCTAGTTTCAGTGTGGATGTTTAGAACATGGGATCACTTCTAGAGGATGCACGGGCGACTGATAAGCAAACGAAAGGGAACAAAATTTACAGATCTTAATCGAAGTATTACACAGTAGTTATTTACACTATACAGACATTTATATATGTTGTTTCCAAACAGTATCGTCGATATACATGAATGATCCAAATGAAATCCAAAAATATAGTCATTGAGCTCGGGCGGCTTTGAACAATTCCCGCCACTTTTGctgatcacttcctgggccttCTCCCTGCACAGTACAAGATTTTTCCGTTGGAAAGGAATTCCTCAAAGAATAACAACATGATAGGGTTAATTGGAATCCTTGATATTTCTATCACAGATGCAACAGATCTCTAATAACACACGGCTGCAATATCCAGCGTGTTCCAAATCGTGTTCCAAAGCAATTTACAGGCTTCCACTAATAGTTAGGTTAAGTATTAACGGATGACCCTTCAATTCAGGTGCTTTTCCTCTTTAGTTGTGGTCAGTAAATCTTCAGATATACTTAAAGACTGACATGAAGTTTGAGTTCAAATGCCAAGGGATGTTTAAAATTGAGACCAGACATACATTACTATGTGGTGACCTCCTAACTTCTGCAATCATCTTTAGAAAATTACCTCGACCGAGTTGACTTCAAAAATTTGTCCTTCGGTACATTCTATGTCCAACGCCTGTATGCAAGCTTCAGCAACGACATGCCTGCTAACCTCTCCAACTAGCTTATCTCCTGGTTcccataaaaaaatatgaaccgATTAAAGACATTCTAGGAAGGAACTCAATAAAAAAACCTCTTATTTAATATGGTTTTGTGTTCTTCTGCTTTTTGCGGTGCTGCCAATTgatgctaaattttttatacaaGAGCACAGGACCCATAATTGAGCCTCATGTACTGAACCTCTAATTCATCTATGCAATGCTCGGTGCAATTGAAGTACCTTGACCTAATAGGACTGCACGCCGTTTGCCAGCTGTAGCTTTGAGCAATGTATTAAGATCATATGATGTGTAAGGTCCATCTGTCAATCTACCAGGTCTGAAACGCACCAAGAACGATATAAGCAACCACTGAAAGAATAATCAGCTGCGTTTCTCTAACTTGAAGTCTGCCATATACAGCTGCTTTATGAAAGTTCTATTGTCTCTCAGAGAGTCAGAATTAAAAGACAAGTACATTAACGAGTTTACACAAACCTGATTATTGTAAATGGTAGGCCAGAATTACGAAGCATATCCTCCCCCATCTTTTTATATTTGAGAACGCCAAAAAGGTTCATAATGCTACAAAACAATGTAATTCAATTATTCTATGTGAGAAGAAGATAGAAAAGTGAAACTCACTTCATCTGTTCATCATGAACCAATTGTATGAACATGGTCAGTTCCAAATCGAGTTCATGTCACatcttcaaaatttttaaagcCATAACAAGAAGAGGTATAAGAATGCTACATTACTCCCGAAGAACTATATAGCCAATAAATCTCACATCTGCGCTATGAAGAAGAAACCAATCCGAGATTCCGAAACTAGATAACCATTCACAAAAATAAGCTGTTATTGGTACAAGTAAACAGTGCTTAAGAAGATTCTTGAATTGCAAGGAGTCTCATTTtgtaaaaggagaaaaaatatCATCCTTTAAATGCATCCTGCATGTGATGTAGGACAGGAACTTTGGCACTTTGATTGCTGTAAATTGTTCGTGGGGAATGAACAAGAATGTCAAGAAAACAAGGACACAAGCTACTACCGTCAGACCTACAGTTGGCTGCATCACACAATCTTATAAACATAAGCTTGCTGGAAAGCTCCGTAAATTTATTTGTGCCTCAAATGAAAGGTTCACAAGCCTCATATGGTTTCTATGCCGCTACTTATTAGATGCAATGCATGAGTTCCAGCCATACTATGAACTATTATCAATTCCCTGTTGGGATCTTATTATGAAACTATGAAATTTCGAACGCTACACAAATCTGATGCATTTAAATCCCTAAATGTAGTTCCGAGTGAATTAGTATTACCTCCATGGCAGTTCATTTGACTTGGTTACGCCTACTGATGATACAAGAACAATTCTCTTCAGCGATGAAGGCAGTGCAGATATAAGATTTCTCACACCCTCCCAATCTTCAACAAAATGTTTAAAGTCAAAATCTCTGAAAGCATAGTTCTAGATGAATAAGAACATTCGGTTGTGAGCATACTACCCATGCAAGCATGTCCATGAAGTTGGCACAAAATTTATGAATCTATTCGGTATGCAAGGCCGTTCAGCAATCTATTAAATCCGAATAGAAGATAAATAATGCAACAAGTTGTATGATGGAAATTCTTGCTCACTCGTAAAGAAAAAGTTTCAAAATGGATAATTCTAACCAACTCTTTCTGGTGTATTATCGCCTTCCCACCGCTTTGAAGGAAAGGCAGTAGTTCCCGAGCAGCAAATCACATGGGTGACTCCCTAAAAGATAAGACATTGTAAAACTAATACTTCAGAATCATTAATCATAGACACATTTATATCCAATAAATGGAAGAAAGGTACAAGCAACTGAACTTAAAGCACCAACCTCAAAAATAGATGGATCCAGATCCTCTGGATTCCGAGTGTCCCCTTTGAATACCTATCAAGTTTCGAATATTTAGAACTTATACCCCTACTCCTCGTGGAAGGATGCAAATTTAAAGCAAGAAAATGCATGCATTCATCCTCAAAAAATAATTTGGAGGAAGAAATTATTAAGGGAATGGGGAAAGCATAGACAATTCATCCACATGTTAAATGTCACCTACTATAATTAATCCAAGTGTTTGGCTCAGTTAAGTCTCAACCTCGTGTCTTAGTATATAAATCACAGGGCTCCAGATAAATTACTTAACAGAAATATATGCAAAACATTTGAGTGATTGATTGATAGGAATCTCCAGATAAATTACTTACACAGAAATTGGTACCTGCAATGTTTCTTCATCGTGTTCACCAAATAATGTAGTGGCTTTCTCGGGGTCACGCAACAATAGTCGGGACTTGATATTCCGGTCGAGCAACGAAGCCACCACCAGCTGACCTGGAATGAGATTAAGGTTACAAAGTTGCCAAGAAAATCATAAAAGAGGTAAAAATCTTGGGAGTACTTATTTGATACAGATACACACCTACTTTACTAATCACTACAAAACCAATCGCATTTCCACAATCACAAGACTCAGTTTCTATAACGCACATAAACCAACATCAATTACAaatacccaaaaataaaattccatacaaaataaaagtaCTAGTAATatccacacacacatacatacatacacatatacacacatacatacataaatacacacacaaacTGAcaaacacatacatacatacatttaCACACATGCGCATATATACTACATACATAGTGTTAAAAGATGTCTATACTGTCTAACTCTAGATTAAAATATCGCTTAAATAATAATAGATAAATAATAAGAGGGTGTCACCCTGCAACAGTTTaaattagattagaatatcactcgaaaagtataaaaaaaaaaaaaaaaacaaaaaaaaaaaaaaacaaagatggtATATGTAAGCATATGAAGAGCTAGTAAAGCAAAGCAGGACCACTTAGGGAATACCAACGCCGCCGGTGCCGCCAATGACGAGAACGAGCttggaagaggaagaaggggaAGCTTCTGAATTTCCGGTGCGCTCTGAACTTGGGGACTGGGCGACTTCCTCTTGGACAGCACCAAGTGCCGGTGGCGATGATCGTCCTTTAGAGCGCGAAATGGTTGTTGAATTGAAGGAGGAATTTGCATGGAGATCCAGAGGTGGTGGAATAGAAAAAAGAGGTATTCTGTGAGGGTGGTTTGGGAGATTTCTAGCTGGGATTGGAAGATTAAGAATCGAAGTAGGTGAGAGTCTGGAAGCCATGGCCATGTGAGCAAGAAAGCAGAGGAGGGAAAGAGGAGATGGAAACAGCAGTTTATGACTTGTGGTCGTTGTATTTCTTATCAGATTTACCAAAATGTCCCCCAAATATCCATTCCATTTACTGGCAAAcaaattcttattttattttttggtttttttcaaaagaaaacgaAATTGCCATAAGtgatatttttcatttataagtgagagatcttagattttattctcgtcaaaggcgaagttgaactacattattacggtaagccgttggatttataattttttttaattgttttagccgttggacttaattttttgtttttagatttttttttttttaccattagatttgcTTATATTCGTTTTCAATCGTTGGatttaatgtatttataaattatttagaaaaaaaattgaatctagACCTTAGTTAAATCACGTGGGCCTTTCGATAAAGAAAATAGTCATTGGTCTTTCTGCAAGTGGCTGACAGTGTCAGCAACTGAGTCAGCAACTGAGTCGCAACGCTAGGTCCCAGCCACTAACCTCGGCTCATTTTCTCTGGTaaatttggcccaaaaaaaagttttaacccaaaacccttTTTTGGGAGAATTTTTGGGCGAGTTTAAAACtgaagttttgagttttaacccaacCATTGGATTTGATCTTAGGATAACTAGGTGTCCAGAATAATAAATGAAATCTCACATTTGCCGAGCAAGAGCTTCCTTCGGAAGACAGGGTATCCAAAGCTGATTATCACCAAAAGTGTGACACAATCAAAACGAGAACATCAACAATGAAGTTAACCTCATGAAGTACATGACGAAAATTGATGAAAAGAAATGGACAAGCTAGTTTTTGAATGTTGAAGATGATGGTACGAAGCCTCCATAAGGATCCTAGGCCAACCGTTACTAGAGCaatagttcttttttttttttttttttttttttagggggttaagcacacaaatttcTAAAGGATcctcattgtaatttttttttatcttttaattaaaaaatagcacacaaatttgATATCACGCTCCGTATTCTGTGTTTGACCTCTGTATTAAAGAGTGTCAGTTATGTGCTTAGTTTTATGAGTTCAAACAACACTGTTACTCAAATATGGGTCAAAGTCAGGCTGAACTCGGATTCGATAACCATATtccttagggctggtttggtattgatgtgctttgaaaaaaagctacttctgctgtgctgtgagaataagcagctgtgaaataaagcagcagagtgtttggtaaacttttttgtaaaagtgcttttgaaaaaaaaaagcagtattagagtgtttggtaaacttttatgtaaaacagatgtgaaaaaaagccggtttttcaaagctaggttttgcagcttcttgtttttggctttttttcatccaaaactgtgataaaaagctgaagctgagtgtttaccaaacacaaaaacagctcccagctttttttaatagcagcttttttcataaTCACCTTAGTAGGACGATGAAAAATTGTCCTTGATTAAAATGGGCATCAGCCTCTCTATCAGTGCGATCAAAATGGTCAAACTGCACGAACCTCATCACAGTTGGCATGGGAGGGAGGGGCTGACGATAGATTCAATCCTCAACTCATAGAAAAATGGGCTACTGTTAGAACTAATGGAATCAtcattttgtatttgttttgttaaactgggccaaaatcaaagaaatttgTCTTTGGATGGAGAAAGTGTCAAATATAGAAAACTTCTGGCGTGATAACACATGGAACGAAAAAAGTACGTGTGCGCAAACAGCTTTAAAGGGTTGCGTAGAAATATCTCACATTGGCCGTATCTGTGAGAAAAGAACAGTGTAAATATCTTAACTCCACGCCAATTAATACTTCGGCATTTTATAATAAAACACCCCACATGGGATTGTGCAGTGATAATTACCAAGTTAGGGACAATATCGATGTTGTTGAAAAGTTAAGAACAATATCTGTGTTGTTGAAAGTGGGCATACGGTCCGACTATCTGATAATTCTAAATTAGTAACAATATTGACGTTGAAAGTGGGCTTTCGGCCCAGCTCTCTGACAATTCTATAGGTTGCACCAATTATGTTAACAGTTTCATAAGGaccaattttttgttctttcttttattcGATCATTTGCCTGTTATACCTGCCTTGCCATGTCGATACTCCACAAGACTGCTCAGCTTATAGGCAAGTTACAAAGTCAATTCATCTTTCTTCCTATAAATTATATGTACAACTTACAGTAATACGCCtttcttacacacacacacacacacacacacacacacatgcaaatCTGAAACTTGAGCTTGGAGGTGGAATTTTGATTGCGGTGCTAATTCCTAAAGAGCACTCAGCTTCTGGAAGTTTAATTGAGTCTGCAATACAGAAAGCCCCTGAAGAAGCTAGGTAAAACGTCGTGTTCTTGTCAACAATAATCTTCAGTGAAATGTTATATCCTTATATATGCTAATTGAAGTTGTCTTCTCAGGGATAAGAGCACAATAGGAAATGATGCAACTCCATTCTTACTCAAGAGAGTGAAGGAGCTGACTGGAGAAGCTTCACTGGCTTCGAGTATCCTTTATCTATTCTTCTTTGCACAACAATGTTGGATTCATCTTCTAACTCCTTACATATGGCGTTGACTCATTCAAGCCTAAGGTATATAGGAGGCTATATTAAGATGAAATTCTCAtgaaat is a genomic window containing:
- the LOC137716020 gene encoding uncharacterized protein At5g02240 gives rise to the protein MAMASRLSPTSILNLPIPARNLPNHPHRIPLFSIPPPLDLHANSSFNSTTISRSKGRSSPPALGAVQEEVAQSPSSERTGNSEASPSSSSKLVLVIGGTGGVGQLVVASLLDRNIKSRLLLRDPEKATTLFGEHDEETLQVFKGDTRNPEDLDPSIFEGVTHVICCSGTTAFPSKRWEGDNTPERVDWEGVRNLISALPSSLKRIVLVSSVGVTKSNELPWSIMNLFGVLKYKKMGEDMLRNSGLPFTIIRPGRLTDGPYTSYDLNTLLKATAGKRRAVLLGQGDKLVGEVSRHVVAEACIQALDIECTEGQIFEVNSVEGEGPGSDQQKWRELFKAARAQ
- the LOC137716021 gene encoding phytochromobilin:ferredoxin oxidoreductase, chloroplastic; this translates as MECSSSLRFCIPKIPLPSISTVLFSSICSSSSSRRRKQQRLISQQLSAVSYKKFIHFALEETKLHTHLEPSPLQERYNSRISMDGKADIQMLSFEATKIRHLRSLCIESQTMQILDFAVFPEPEFDMPIFCANFFTSANINIVVLDLNPLHDVISQRHYRDKYYKSLIPLGVKYSELLPWGGKLTSESLKFFSPIVIWTRFMSSPKNYDVLYSAFMDYYKAWLALMDQAVVETNASQIICNREAQHRYLTWRAEKDPGHALLKKLIGETQAKDLLVNFLFNGIDELGSKTFLDYFPEYGCEDGTVNQSRSMIGKSFESRPWDTKGEFISNTDF